From the genome of Balaenoptera ricei isolate mBalRic1 chromosome 13, mBalRic1.hap2, whole genome shotgun sequence:
CCAGTTTATGAGGTAGGAGCTTATGAAATTGTCATAATTTTTAAGCATGAGGAGTTTTAGTAATTCTGATTTGAAAGTGACTGGAAACTTGAGGTTGGATCTGTGGAAAGAAGCATGAACACAAGGCAGAACTCTAGAGGAAATGGGGGTGTCTGTGCGAGTGAAGGAGGTTTCTTTTCATCAGGGGCAGGTGGGCGGTAGGTGCTCAAGTTCCCTTGCAAAGTGTGTGACACCGCCATCCCATCAGCATCCCATCCTCTGTGATCCACCCAGCCATGGTGCGACTCGGCCTGCAGTACTCCCAGGGCCTGGTCAGTGGCTCCAATGCCCGGTGCATTGCCCTGCTTCATGCCTTGCAGCAGGTATGTCCCATCTTGTTACCTCTTATGATCCAGCCTCACTTTCCCCAACACTACCCCAGCTTTTCTCACCCAGAGTAATCTCTGGGGGGAAGAAGGAATGACTCTACCCTCAGAAGACTATTCTCAGAGAAGCTTACCCTATCCCCCTTTCAGAGACTTTTGTTAGGGCACATTTTGCTGATCAACTTGTGTACCCTACAGGTGATTCAGGACTACACCACACCTCCCAATGAAGAACTGTCAAGGGACTTAGTGAATAAACTAAAGCCCTACTTCAGGTAAGGATGACCACTGCAcatccactcccaccccaccttgCTCAGTCCTTTTCTTGGACCCTTTTTCTTGCTCTTCtatctctattttcatttttctgttttcttttcaaaaaaatgtttttaaatgtgaaagCTTTGTGAGCTGTGAAGAGTTGCACAGATGCAAGGTGTTGTTGTTGTAGCTTCCTGACTCAGTGCCGTCCCCTGTCCGCGAGCATGTACAACGCCATCAAGTTCCTTAACAAGGAGATCACGGGTGTGAGCAGCTCCAAGCGGGAAGAGGAGGTGATGAGTATGAGGAATGAGCAAGGCATGCACCTGGGGGATAGAGCTGGAAACATGTTCGGGACTCCCAGAGGGGCAACTCTCTGGTCTGCCTGGTCAAGGGTTAAGGAGGTGGTTGGTCTGTCTGACCTTGGCCCCCTTTAGGCCTGTCATTATATGCATATTCAAGCATCCAGCATGATAATCAAAGGGAAAGTTGTGTTCATTTCTTGTTCCATAAGTATCTTGCTCCATTTAGGCCAAGTCAGAACTTCGAGAAGCCATCGATCGATACGTGCGAGAGAAGATTGTGCTTGCAGCTGACGCAATCTCACGCTATGCTTATGAGAAGATCAGTAATGGAGATGTGATCCTGGTATATGGATGGTATGGGCCAGACGCTATGACAGAGAAAATTGGGGAGTGAAGTGATTTGAAGAAGGAACTGCCCCTTTGCCCTTTAGGAATGAGCTGACCATCAGTCAGTGACATTTATAACTGAATCCTCCTCTCCATTCACTCCAGCTCATCTCTGGTATCACGAATTCTTCAGGAGGCTTGGGCTAATGGCCGGCGGTTTCGGGTGGTAGTGGTGGACAGCCGGCCACGGCTGGAGGGAAAGCACACGCTACGTTCTCTGGTCCGTGCTGGGGTCCCTGCCTCCTACCTGCTGATTCCTGCAGCTTCCTATGTGCTCCCAGAGGTGAGGGCAGAGGAAAAGGACTCCAAAGTTGGAGTAAAAGGGTATAGTAGTATAGACATAGTCTGGTCTTCCCAACATTGCAATTGTCTAGAAATACTAGAATTATACAGCTGTGTTTATATTTAGTAGGAGAAGCATCTACAGCATGTTATACAGCATGTCTAGCTATTGCGAGAACCTTATATTAAACTAGTAGCCGCTGAGAGGGAACAGGGCAAAAGAGTTTAGTGTTCCTGTGGGTGGTGCGGTGAGTCAATGGTCAGGTGTTTTCCAAGAGCCTTTATTAAGATTTGTTACCCATTGCCTTAATATTGCTGTCCTCGGTAAGAGTTGGGAAACTTATTCTGCACTGGTCacacatgacattttttttcctcctctctacTCTCCAAAATAGGTTTCTAAGGTGCTGTTGGGAGCTCATGCACTCCTGGCCAATGGGTCTGTGATGTCACGGGTAGGGACAGCACAGCTGGCCCTGGTGGCACGGGCCCATAATGTGCCAGTGTTGGTCTGCTGTGAAACATACAAGTTTTGTGAGCGTGTGCAGACTGATGCCTTTGTCTCTAATGAGCTAGGTAAGGAGGcccaggagggcaggagagaaggTTCCAGGGACCTGAGAAGatttgggagggagaggggaggttgAAGtacaacttattttttatttttatttttttataaatttattttatttatttatttttggctgcgttgggtcttcgttgctgtgcgcgtgttttctctagttgcggcgagtgggggttactcttcattgcggtgcgcgggcttctcattgcggacacgggctctaggtgtgcggactccagtagttgtggctcatgggctctagagcgcaggcgcagtagttgtggcgcacgggcttagttgctccgcagcatgtgggatcttcccggaccagggctcgaacccgtgtcccctgcattggcaggtggattcttaaccactgtgccacaagggaagcccacagcttattttttaaaagtacgtAAAAGGGTACACCTCCCATTGCAGATGACCCTGACGATCTGCTGTGTGAGCGAGGAGAACGTGTGGCCCTGGCTGACTGGCAGAACCACTCGTCCCTACGGTTGTTGAATCTGGTCTATGATGTGACCCCCCCAGAACTGGTGGATCTGGTGATCACGGAGCTGGGCATGATCCCTTGCAGTTCTGTACCTGTTGTGCTGCGAGTCAAGAGTAGTGACCAGTGAGTGGGGGAACGCAGGGTCAATAAATGACATACTCCCTACACTTAGCAACTCTGCtgccttttatctcttttagCATCGCCACCGCTTAGGTTAGGAGTCCAGACTCTCCAGCCCCTCTTAGCACCTGCTACCAACCTCCATGCCAGTGCTTTGGGGCCAAAGTGAAGGTCAGTATGGAGACCAAAAACTATCCAAGTCAtcaaccatttattgagcatctatgtgCCATACACTGAGCTAGATATGAGGAAAAGTATAATAAGGACAAATAAGAGTCCTATCCTTAGTATTTTAGTGTTATTATTACATTAATATTTAAGTTAAACCAATATGttgatatttatattaaatagttACACATTAATATATTAGTATTTTGTATCTTTAgtattgagtgtttactgtgtgTCATAAACTGTTGTAGTCCCTTTCTTATCCATTTAGGAAGATTAATACCACTCTATGAAGTgtgattttatagatgagaaaactggggcacagagaggttaagttacttgcccaaggtaacaCTAACTAAACCGGCATGTGATCTCAGGCAttctggatctagagactgtgcCCGTAATTTTTATGCTATCTGCCATTAAGGAGTACTCATCATGATGGAGGAAGACAGATGATATCTACAGTATGAGATACATTCTACTAGTAGTATGAACAGAGTTCACTGGAAGCAACCCAGGATGTTGCCAGGAGATCTAGTGAGGTTGGAGAAGACTTCACAGGTAACATCTGACCTAGTCTTGAAGGATAAGAAGTTTCCCAGTTGGAAAAGAATGAGAACGCAGATCAACAGAGGAAATAACTTAAACAGACTACAGAATAGGCTTTAAAGTGACTGGCCAATTCCAAAGTGCCAAGTAGTGTGGTAAAGCTAGAACCGCGGCTTATGTGGACAATTAGTGATACAGCTGCTAACGTAGGTTGGATTGGGTCCAGGTTGTGAGAGTCTAACCATTGTGGTTAGCCTAAAAAAAATGTTAGAGtatccattttgtgtgtgtgtgtttgttttattgaaaaatttcAAGCAGCATAGAAGTACAGTGAACTATACAAAGAATCCCCATCACCAAATGTAGTAATTACCAAGATTTGCCACATACgctttttgtttccctttttttccttgctgAAGTTGTATTAGAGCAAATCCCAGTCATTATATCGTTTTACTCCTCCAAACGTCAGTATGTCTCTAAAAAATATGGAAGCTTACCACGTCATTACACTTATTAAACTCTTCCTTATTGTCCAATCCATAATCAAATTTCCTTGATTGTCTCAAAAGCAGGTTTTTACtgttgaatcaggatccaaacaaaTCCATATATTACATGTCGTTattttgtcttaaattttttgtAATCAAAAGCAGTCTCTCCAACCCCCCTTCTTTTCTCATGACATAGACTTGTGCCAGGAACCAGGTTGAGTATGTTTCATACTGCCTTGCCATCAGGTTGGTTGGTCCATTTTCAGTGATGAATGGGTCCAGGTGTTTTAAAGTTTCCCAACAAACTTTCATTTAGTGGTTTCATCCACTTTTATTGTTGCCTGAATTATTTCATTAGAGGATGCAacatggtaaatttttttttcctaattacatCATTCCATACGTACTAGCTGATAATCTTCTATAAAGAACTCCCTCTCATCAGTTACTATTCTGAATTACAATTCATACTGGAAGGCAAGataaatgtttaattctttccttttaattgcCAGTTTTCAGGATTGATCACTGGTTACTTCCAGTGGCATACAATGAGAAGTTGTTGAATTTTTGCCTTTCTCTGTATAAAGATCATGATGAATTCATGTTTTTTTACATATTGAGCATACCACTCAATCATCAAAATTAAGCAGAGGTTCAACAGGGTCAGCTCTGTGCTTTAGAAAGGTAGCTGGTAGAGATTAGAGGCAGGGAACcagatcaattaaaaaaagattgccTATCAATCAAAATCACAAATGCACCTAAACTTTGGTCCAGCAGTTCTGCTTCTAGGAACTTATGCTAGCCATGTAGTTGCACATTTGAAGTAGCTTAGAGttatttatagcagcattgtttataatagcagaAGACTGGAAACCACCTGGATATCCATTAATAATAACAAGGGCTAATCATACTACATTCATATAATTACTAAGCAATCATAACAGAATAAGGAAGGTTTTTATATAGAGAAATGGAATAGTCTCCAAGGTACACTCAAAAGAAGTAAGGTGCAGGACAGTGTGTGTAATTGCTGTTTGAATTAAAAAGGGGAAAGactccctggctggggaactagatcctacatgcgcagcatggccaaaaggttaaaaaaaaaagggggggtggagatatatatgtatttgcatgTGTATAAATACAGAAAGTATCTTGGACCTGTAACAAGAAAACTGCCTGGGTGGATGTGGTCTGGGAGGCTGGACACAGAGGTGAAAGGTACTCTTCACTTTATACCCtatgtatcttttgaattttcaGCCATGTGAATGTCTTATCCCCCAAATAAATACAACTATTAGTATAAAAAAGATTTTGCTTTAGTTGAAGTCAAAGATAGTCTAATCTGAGGCAACAGGAATGGAGAAGAGTCAGATTTGTTCATTACAGAAATAAatgcttgaaaaaaatttttaatagaaaaataaataaatgcttgaaGTTGTCAAGTTGAGAGCTGTCCATTGGACAAGCATTGTAGATACTCCGTATTAGAGGAACTGCAGCCTCGACTGCACCTGATTTTGCACTCTCACAAAGGAGTCAGTCCTAAGCCACGGCGCAGCCTTAGCTTGTCTTTAGGCCACTTAGGGCAAATGGGATGGGAGTCCCCTTGCTCCAGATTTTAAATCTTAGCTAGCTTCTCCCATGCTTTTCTTAAATGGTTTGTGTAACCAAGGGAATTTAATAGATGAGATTATCTGGTAAGAGAAAGATTGGTTTACCCCACCCTTTCCTGTTTGTTTATACATCCTGAACTCCACTATTCGTTGTATGGAGACCTGTGAGATTTACACAGCTTTAAATGCCTCAGGAAAGGGCGGAAGTTTGTTACATTCTTTCTCCACCAGCATCCTACCTCCCAGGGAGGGAGTGGGGCAAGGCCTACGACCAAGGGGAGGGTCCAAGCCCGAGGATCACTTGAGTAGAGCGTCCCCATGCCAGGCTTTTCTACTGCTCTTCCCTTTCACTGTGTTTCTGTCTCGGGTCCATCCTTGACTTCACTAGTGGCTGGATCTGCTGggggctgccctgagggggaagccGGAGTCGTCCCCCGAGGCAAGGATTCCTTTGTCTCCCAGTCTTCGGCTCGACGGCGGGGCTGCAGGTCAATACTCTCACATCAGCCCGGCCCTGCCCGCCACAGGCCGGTAGTCTCGACAGAAAGCCAGGATTCCGCGCTCGGGAGCGACACTCAGGCCTGGGCACCCGCACTCTCGATGCTCGAGTAGAAGCCGCGTGGGAACCGGCGGGGGCGCGACGACTGTCACCGCGCAGGCGTCAGTCTTCCCTTCGGGACACTGCAATTCCCATAAGGCCGTGCAGCGGCATCCCCTGCGCCGCTAAGGCCCGGGAGCTGCGCCCGCTGCGACAGGGCTCGGGGACGCTCGCCGCACTGCATTATGGAATACACAGTCTAATAGAAAACGTCCTGGGGCACAAACTCCCAACCAAGCCCACGTGTTTACCTTGTGCACTGGGGGGACGTCAATGAAGAGTAGCTACCAGATTTCGTCATAAAACGGCGACCAGACAGGCGGCGCCATCTTCGAACTTGGACTTCCGGAAGGACTTTGGTGAGGGTGAGTGTGCAACAGCGGGATGTGCGGGGCCCCACGATtactacccccccaccccacttctttTTCGGTAGCACTAAGATATTGGGAACCAACTCCGGCTCCGCTTTTCCGCCTCTGCACAGCATCGCGACCTCCAGCCCCTAAACTCCTCCGGAAACCGTCGTGGTCCCCACCTCCCTAACCCACGGTGGCAACCGTGCATCCCCCATCTCTGCTCTCCTCGGGTCTCGCCTTCTTTCCCCACGCGGTGTCCGTAACACCTCATCCTGTGTCCCGGCCGCGGCGCTGCCTACATTGCAACCCTCGGACTCTGCGAACCTACCGTAGTCCTCAGCCTTACGAAACTCAGGGCTCGCTTCCCGAACAGGCTAGTGGTGAAAGCTACCCCACGCCCAGGACTGAGAAAGGGCAGGCGGTCACCCCTAGAGTGGTAGCGGGTCGGTCTTCTCATTCTGCTGTGTTCCAGCCTCTTCCTCGGTGAGGCTCTTCTAACCCTGGGGGTTGTGCCCCGCGCGCTGCAACCTCATTGGCGCAGCCAGGGGCCAGTTATGTTTCCCAATCTAGTCCTTTTATCCCGCAGCAACTTGGCTTTCTGTTGGGGAAGGCAGAGGTGGTGACTTCAGCTTCACCCGTGGTAACTCACTTTGTTAGAGGGGTGCAGGGTATGGCCAAGCCTTATAGCCCCAGGGGCATATTGTTACACAAACCTGTCATTCCTGCGCCTTCGTCTCTTTTGGCCACCCCTTCTTATCAACTGTAGTATTGTTTTCttagtaattttctttaaattgatttaattttaaGATTTAAGTGCTTTAGTCTTGATCTAAACAATGTAGATGAAACCATAGGTTTCATGGACtagttatagttttttttttatatatacaagttaaaataaaaacacaattagTCAAATAAAATCGTTCATTTTTGTATCTCAGAAATCATCTTGCATACCACCAGTTGTACCATAGGAACACTTTGGGAAACAATGTATTAGACCAAACAGTGTGTGTAAAGTAATTCCATACTTGAGGAGCAGTGTTATCTAATCATTTTCCACATCTGGGGAGATCAGGCTGGCAGCCTTGGAGCAGCAGGGGAACCAGACAAGTTGGGGTGCAGATGCAAAGTCTTATAAACTCTGGTACACATTTACTCAACATCCCTTACTTGTGTCCAGAATTTGCATTGTGAAGTCAAAAATGGAAATTAACCACAATGCCATGCCTTCTATGAGAAGTGAATCCTTATAGAGATTTTTGTACCTTGAGAAGTTAGTTGTTCAATCAACAAAGGTTAATTATTGCGCTTACCACGTACCAGGTTCTGGATACAATAGTCAGATAGACAAGATCCCTATCTCTTGAAACTTTTAAGGAAGATAGATATGGAATAAGTAAATACCCGTATCTCTTATGATAAGAAAATTCCAGATGGACTaaagagctacatgtaaaatccaaaattagaaaaattattagaagaaaataaaagaagatactTTATATCCTGATATTATATCAGTAGGGTAGGAAATGCCTTTTTAAGACACaaacaggggaattccctggtggtccagtggttaggactctgcacttccacggcagggggcacgggttcgatccctggtcagggaactaagatccccgcatcatgcaacatggccaaaaaaagagacACAAACAGAAGCCATAAAGGAGAAGACTGAGAAATTTAACTCATAAAATTTAACTTCAGTTTGGCAAGAAACATGagcaaagtttttttaaaaggtagatacagagagaaaatatttgcaacataaatAACTGCACAGATCAATAAGGAATGATCAATTTGTCCTATAGAAATATGGGCAAATTATGTGTATTGGCAATTCATAAAAGACATAGATGtccaacatataaaaagaagttGCTAATCTCAATTATTATCAGGACAATGCAAATAAATACAGTAGGGAAGAATTGTTTCAACCATCAGACTGGCAAAAATCAAAGATTGACAAGGGGTGGTAAAAAGGGTATACCCATTTTTACAGTTAGTAAGAGTATAAATTGATTTTCACCTTGGTGACCTGTTTGGCAGTATCTGttaaattttgaaatgtgtaTACCCTTTAACCCAGTACAGTAATTCCACTTCAGATGAttattctagaaaaataatttctcattaATGAAGAGATCTATACTAGAATATTCATTGcaatattatttgtaataatattATAATCCAATTGTCCATTAAATGGGAAATATCCAAATAAACTATAATCCTATGGAACACCATATAGTAActaagaagaatgaaaaagatgTATGTGGGAAAATGATATGGAAAAATCTTTAAGACATGTAGAAATTCTCTTAACTGATTCCATTTAACTAGCTGCCTCTGTTAACTGACATTCTCCATTTCCTGTGTAAAGCATACAAGCTGATGCCCATGGCACAATGAATTCTCGAAGCCtgtaggtttttttcctataGGCCTGGTCACTAACTAGTTGAACTGAATGCTTGCCAAGAGTCATTGTATTGGCTCGAACATTTTTAATATCAGTTGATTTGTCACTATGTTTATATAATTGtgacatatttaaattttaaggaaatttGAGTATGTAAGAGTTACTGTTTCTATTAAAAGTAAGTTGAAACATGGCAGATATACAGgtgttttattgttattctttatattctacacttattttataagtattttgtATCAACTaaagattttataaaaacaattctgaaaaagaaaagaaagcaaactaaACTGAATACTTTGGAGAGACAAAAGTGGTGAGTTTGCAAACCAGCAAAAAAGCTTCCAAATAGGTGTAAGACAACTGTAAAAGACTGAGGAAATTTTGTAAACATCTGGAAGGTTACTGCACTTGAATTGCTTCTCAAGAAAAGAGAATGTTTCAAGAAACAAGTGGTAAGGAGCCTTGGTGCTGCTGAGAGGTCAAGTTAAACGAGACTGAGAAGAGTTTATTGGACTAATTGACACAACAGTTATTGATCACTTTAGCTTCAGTGATGAGTTGAGGGCAATATCCTAGTTAGGATGCAGCAGGGTAATTAAAACGTCAAGGGCAGACAACTCTTAAAGTTTGACTGTGAGGGGCAGGAGGATATTAGTTGGAGAACTGTGGGTTGAAGGATAGTTGTATTTGTGttaagatgaaaattaaaaaatagttaaatgttgtttattttttaaattttattttatttatttattttggcgaggcacatattttatttattttggcggggggtgggggggtggcaccatacagcatgcgggatcttagttcctccactagggattgaacccgtgccccctgcggaagcgcagagccctaaccactggaccactaggggaTTCCCGTTAAATTCTGTTTAGAAGGAGCCAATGGAAAGGAAAAGGATaaacatcttcagtttctttgggtggggcaggagggggcatGGGACTAGAACACAAGTGGAAAGTTTGGCTTTAGAAAGTGGATGAGGTGCTCAGAGGCAGGGAGTGTTAGGTTATCTGACAAgaaattgaagtatggtttttGATTGTTTCAGAAATCTGAGGCTAAATTATCTGCTGAGGACTAGGGGATCAGACATTGGAGGAGAGAGGGTATGGGAGCTGATTAGAGAGAACGTGTGATTGCAGTGCTCAGCTACCTTAGATGCTCCCGTGGAGAAGATGGGTGATTGGTTCATCCAGGCTTGAATTTTGCCGGGCCTatggaacaaaaagacaaaaagaaaggaagtttgTAATATCAACAAGAGTCTGATTAAAATAAAGGAGTCTAAACTACATGGTATGTGGCTGACATAGGGAGAAATTGGAGAGATCAGTGGATTAATTAATATGGTTAAAGAATAGATACAGTGATAGTAGTTGAGCAATCTAGCTGTAATGATGGGAGGTTGTGATCAGATATTGGGTGTCTTAGTGATTTTAGAGGTTAAAAGGTTTTATATGCTGACAAGTTTCAGGTGTGACAGTGGAGTGACTAGCAGTGATTTAGCTGAATGTTATGAGCTTGGAAGGAACAAGGTTTTTACAAGATGGGGAGGACTATTGGTCAAGAATTGACACTGGAGAGGAATTGAGAAAACACTGATCCTACTTTCTACCCTGGGGTAAGTGGGATGTGAGAGAATGAGCACCCTCCATTTGAGAGCCTGGAAAGCTAGAAATTTCATTTCCTGGAATTTTTCCATCCAAGATTCTGAATATGATTTAGGCCTTGCCAATCAAATGTGCTCTTGAAGAACTCAAATTTGGACTTGAGTTTAGAGAGGAGGCAGGCCAGAAGGCATGCATTTTGCTGTTGCAGGTTGTGGCAGTGGTACGGCTCTGGATCTGGGAGCCAGAGAAGAGTCTTCCTCAGTTGGTCACTTTCTGATTATTGCAGAGGCAGCTTGTTTACAGAGCCATCAGCTATGGCAGGGGCTTCTTCAGCCAGCTTCTGGCTCCCCACCATGGCAGAGGAGAAGCCATGTGGTTCTTGAACCAGCATCTGTAAACAACTTCTCAATTTGACAAGTACTTGTTCCTAAACGTTTTTTCCCCAACCCTTCCAGTGATCCTCTATGCAGGTCGTTTTCAAACTTGagtatgcatcagaatcacctgaaaggCTTGCTATAACATGAAGTGCTGGCCccatcccagagtttctgattcagtaggtctggggtaggacTGGAAGTTTGCACTTAACTGACTTCCAAGTGATGTGCCAGTTCTGGGACcaccctttgagaaccactgatgtgaACCATTTAATACCCTGTAATAAATCCCTTTTATTTATCATGTTTCTGTCAcccttgtgttgtttttttttcttttttctttgtgtgtgtgtgtttccattatttttaatgatcttttATTATGTGGTCTTTTAGAAAATTCCTTCCGTTTCTTAGCCCTATTGGGTATTTTGGAAGCAATATAGTATACTGTTTTTAGTTCTATTAAACATCTAAATGGTATtagtagggagttccctggtggcctagttgTTAGGATTCCAggttttcactgccgtggctggggttcaatccctggtctaggaactgAGATCCCGTAAGCCACACggtgccaccccccccccccaaaaaaatggtATTAGTAAAcctatatttttcaatttgtcaACCTTAGAAGCAAAATTAAGATACTTCTTCTTTTGCCCCAATCTACTACAATCAGAATATTGGTATTTTTACATTGTGGGgcattgaaatttttaatttatagtctGTTCTATACCTGTAGTTACCACAGTTAATGATGTGTCACTGGGTTAAATCCTTACTACCAGCCTTTTAATAACACAAGTTCTCCACTAGAAAGTTCTTTATATTGATTTATCTTTCATTGGCTAAATTAGGTCTTCAAGTGGATTTTTTTAGAAACTTGCATATTTAGAATGTCATCCCATTACCTTTACATGAATGACAGTTAAGTAAAGAATTctcttgatccttttaatgtttctttatcTTCTGACATCAAATGTTTCTGAGAACTCTGAGGCtgacctgatttttttctctttgtaggaGAAATTTAGTATCTTCACTTGTATTTCTTGGTCTTGATGAGTATTTACTGATTTTTGTCTCCCTTTTGCACCATAAGCCCTTTTGATCTATAGACTGAGATCTTCCTTTATGTTAGGAAAGTACGCAtttctagttttcatttcaggaaattttcttttgttaggtctttgaacatttttttttctgttcccatttttcttctctcttcttcaggAACATCAATTATTCATATGTTGGCTTCCCACTTTCTCTTTTCATCCGTATCATCTTCTCACTAATCACTTTTATCTCTTTACAACCTGTGGTTTTTTTCAAACATGTCTTTCATATCACTGATTGTCTTTTCAGTAGTACATATAGTTTCAGCATTTTGCTTCTCCtctggttttcatttctttgattttattcttttactcagTTTCTTTCCTTATGACTgccagctcatttttttttttttttttgccttgccattgttttatctcttctttcaTCTCTTAAATCTTGGATTCCACAGTCTCTTTGGCTTTTTTGAAAGAATAGAAGCTTTTGTTGGAAAATTTCTTGTTTTCTGGAGGCTTTCTTTGAAAGGgtacttttcacctttttcatttgtgtcctttttattctttccatAGTAACTATGCATAGGTCCCATTGGATCCTTTTTGCTTATTACTAATTTTGAATGGAGTAGTTCTCTCAGGGTTTGCTGTTTACCAGAGAACAATGTAGGTGGATTCTCATTGACCTCTATTTACCTTGATAGTGTTATATTATATCCCTAGCATATGATGTTATAATGTATCCTTAGCACCTGAGTTAAAGAGTTGGCTATTGTTATAGTTTATAATGATAGACTGTAGCTTCCTCAAGAGAGACAGTTGGAAACTTTAATTTGTATGATATTTCTTGTGGTATTTGTATTAGCACACTTTTCCACTGAGGCTGATGAGTTCTTTATCCTTAAGACATATATAGACCTATGGAGAGGTTCCTCCTGGGATCTGAgctatttcttcccttttgttaCAGACAAGTAGGTTTTTCTGGCCAAAAACTGGGCCCTTGCAGAGTTCTATGTTGCTCAGGTTTTTGGTTTGGTAGTCAGTGTGTTGTTTATCTCTGTCAGTTTACTTTGGTCCATGGTTGCACAGCTGGTTTCCTGGgtt
Proteins encoded in this window:
- the EIF2B4 gene encoding translation initiation factor eIF-2B subunit delta isoform X4 translates to MMAAVAVAVREDSGSGMKAELVPRPGAGGREMTQEEKLQLRKEKKQQKKKRKEEKGAEPETGSAVSAAHCQAGPTKDLPGLDSQLGSAKEKVPAGRSKAELRAERRAKQEAERALKQARKGDQGGPPPQACPSTAGEMPSGVKRLPEHSQVDNPTLLRRLVKKPERQQVPTRKDYGSKVSLFSHLPQYSRQNSLTQFMSIPSSVIHPAMVRLGLQYSQGLVSGSNARCIALLHALQQVIQDYTTPPNEELSRDLVNKLKPYFSFLTQCRPLSASMYNAIKFLNKEITGVSSSKREEEAKSELREAIDRYVREKIVLAADAISRYAYEKISNGDVILVYGCSSLVSRILQEAWANGRRFRVVVVDSRPRLEGKHTLRSLVRAGVPASYLLIPAASYVLPEVSKVLLGAHALLANGSVMSRVGTAQLALVARAHNVPVLVCCETYKFCERVQTDAFVSNELDDPDDLLCERGERVALADWQNHSSLRLLNLVYDVTPPELVDLVITELGMIPCSSVPVVLRVKSSDQ
- the EIF2B4 gene encoding translation initiation factor eIF-2B subunit delta isoform X5, with the translated sequence MMAAVAVAVREDSGSGMKAELVPRPGAGGREMTQEEKLQLRKEKKQQKKKRKEEKGAEPETGSAVSAAHCQGPTKDLPGLDSQLGSAKEKVPAGRSKAELRAERRAKQEAERALKQARKGDQGGPPPQACPSTAGEMPSGVKRLPEHSQVDNPTLLRRLVKKPERQQVPTRKDYGSKVSLFSHLPQYSRQNSLTQFMSIPSSVIHPAMVRLGLQYSQGLVSGSNARCIALLHALQQVIQDYTTPPNEELSRDLVNKLKPYFSFLTQCRPLSASMYNAIKFLNKEITGVSSSKREEEAKSELREAIDRYVREKIVLAADAISRYAYEKISNGDVILVYGCSSLVSRILQEAWANGRRFRVVVVDSRPRLEGKHTLRSLVRAGVPASYLLIPAASYVLPEVSKVLLGAHALLANGSVMSRVGTAQLALVARAHNVPVLVCCETYKFCERVQTDAFVSNELDDPDDLLCERGERVALADWQNHSSLRLLNLVYDVTPPELVDLVITELGMIPCSSVPVVLRVKSSDQ
- the EIF2B4 gene encoding translation initiation factor eIF-2B subunit delta isoform X3, yielding MKAELVPRPGAGGREMTQEEKLQLRKEKKQQKKKRKEEKGAEPETGSAVSAAHCQAGPTKDLPGLDSQLGSAKEKVPAGRSKAELRAERRAKQEAERALKQARKGDQGGPPPQACPSTAGEMPSGVKRLPEHSQVDNPTLLRRLVKKPERQQVPTRKDYGSKVSLFSHLPQYSRQNSLTQFMSIPSSVIHPAMVRLGLQYSQGLVSGSNARCIALLHALQQVIQDYTTPPNEELSRDLVNKLKPYFSFLTQCRPLSASMYNAIKFLNKEITGVSSSKREEEAKSELREAIDRYVREKIVLAADAISRYAYEKISNGDVILVYGCSSLVSRILQEAWANGRRFRVVVVDSRPRLEGKHTLRSLVRAGVPASYLLIPAASYVLPEVSKVLLGAHALLANGSVMSRVGTAQLALVARAHNVPVLVCCETYKFCERVQTDAFVSNELDDPDDLLCERGERVALADWQNHSSLRLLNLVYDVTPPELVDLVITELGMIPCSSVPVVLRVKSSDQ
- the EIF2B4 gene encoding translation initiation factor eIF-2B subunit delta isoform X2, yielding MQTQQLAAPSTCPRKPSRSLSGSLCALFSDADSGSGMKAELVPRPGAGGREMTQEEKLQLRKEKKQQKKKRKEEKGAEPETGSAVSAAHCQGPTKDLPGLDSQLGSAKEKVPAGRSKAELRAERRAKQEAERALKQARKGDQGGPPPQACPSTAGEMPSGVKRLPEHSQVDNPTLLRRLVKKPERQQVPTRKDYGSKVSLFSHLPQYSRQNSLTQFMSIPSSVIHPAMVRLGLQYSQGLVSGSNARCIALLHALQQVIQDYTTPPNEELSRDLVNKLKPYFSFLTQCRPLSASMYNAIKFLNKEITGVSSSKREEEAKSELREAIDRYVREKIVLAADAISRYAYEKISNGDVILVYGCSSLVSRILQEAWANGRRFRVVVVDSRPRLEGKHTLRSLVRAGVPASYLLIPAASYVLPEVSKVLLGAHALLANGSVMSRVGTAQLALVARAHNVPVLVCCETYKFCERVQTDAFVSNELDDPDDLLCERGERVALADWQNHSSLRLLNLVYDVTPPELVDLVITELGMIPCSSVPVVLRVKSSDQ